The proteins below are encoded in one region of Methanofollis aquaemaris:
- a CDS encoding thiamine pyrophosphate-dependent enzyme — MRGTETLATALRAAADRIYGVPGYPVTDLAAAAGAEVCTNEKVALEYALGDSLVGRRAAVVVKNVGMNLLADPMVQATAQGLGAGVVVIAGDDPLARASQAAEDSRAYGPVAMVPVVEPEGGFALAAAVEEAFSLSEALSRVAVLRVVPDVLDAEAAGTPLPRTPGSGALADPDLTNLGRWQHALQVMATVSSERPAPAGVRITCPAVTAPEGPPERFSDRGYYRTLCQNCPFRPLFALLVERGMRTAVDAGCSLLAVNPPYRIGTASYGLGAAVGVGARSTGVALIGDYALLHSGLNALVDVYEKELPLLCIVLENRRMGMVGGQETPGVGRYLGWADPAYCRADDLPGLRRLIVPPDRPQTVIVSGECPAGECHEKVAY, encoded by the coding sequence ATGCGAGGGACCGAGACTCTGGCGACCGCTCTGCGGGCGGCGGCCGACCGGATCTACGGCGTGCCGGGCTATCCGGTGACCGACCTCGCCGCCGCGGCCGGGGCCGAGGTCTGCACCAACGAGAAGGTGGCCCTGGAGTACGCCCTCGGCGACTCGCTTGTCGGTCGACGGGCGGCGGTCGTCGTGAAGAACGTGGGGATGAATCTGCTTGCCGACCCGATGGTCCAGGCAACGGCCCAGGGGCTCGGTGCCGGTGTCGTGGTCATCGCCGGCGACGACCCCCTGGCACGAGCATCGCAGGCGGCCGAAGACTCCCGTGCCTATGGCCCGGTGGCGATGGTTCCGGTGGTGGAGCCCGAGGGGGGGTTCGCCCTTGCGGCTGCGGTCGAAGAGGCGTTCTCTCTCTCCGAAGCGCTCTCAAGAGTTGCGGTTCTCAGAGTCGTCCCCGACGTGCTCGATGCGGAGGCGGCGGGGACGCCTCTCCCCAGGACGCCGGGCTCAGGCGCACTCGCCGATCCGGACCTCACCAACCTGGGACGATGGCAACATGCCCTCCAGGTCATGGCCACCGTCTCGTCGGAACGTCCGGCCCCGGCGGGTGTCAGGATTACCTGCCCGGCGGTGACCGCACCCGAAGGCCCGCCCGAACGGTTCTCCGACCGCGGGTATTACCGGACCCTCTGTCAGAACTGCCCCTTCCGCCCGCTCTTTGCCCTGCTCGTGGAACGGGGGATGCGGACGGCGGTCGATGCCGGGTGTTCGCTCCTCGCCGTCAACCCGCCGTACCGCATCGGAACCGCCAGTTACGGCCTCGGTGCGGCGGTGGGAGTGGGAGCGCGGAGTACCGGGGTGGCCCTCATCGGAGACTATGCGCTCCTCCACTCCGGGCTCAACGCCCTCGTCGATGTCTACGAAAAGGAGCTCCCGCTCCTCTGTATTGTGCTGGAGAACAGGCGTATGGGTATGGTCGGCGGCCAGGAGACGCCCGGTGTCGGGCGGTATCTCGGATGGGCCGACCCCGCGTACTGCCGGGCCGACGACCTGCCCGGACTGCGGCGGTTGATTGTCCCGCCGGATCGTCCGCAGACGGTGATCGTCAGCGGCGAATGCCCTGCTGGTGAATGTCATGAAAAAGTTGCATATTGA
- a CDS encoding radical SAM protein → MDWLRLKAELLARGRVKVVGVPAKQYVSSSTAGPGAGGTGSLFFSVDGRRVRLSVDPEADLTLIHEGMGKATIPFGGELVRGVLEPAPLHCPRQAYITLSERCIFSCKYCAVPLNQGRIKMLDEVIEMVRSVLGEIDAISITSGVAGSVAEEERRTIGIVRLLVPFGLPIGVSIYPTPQTPRLLREAGVAEVKFNLEAATPGLFAEMCPGQDWNLLWEVLEESVGLFGKNHVQSNVIVGLGESDEEMEAVIRRLCSIGVIPVLRPLSPGAGLAHFARPSAERLLRLHAVLKKALDEAGLDPAAARTMCAACTGCDLIPGRD, encoded by the coding sequence ATGGACTGGCTCCGACTGAAGGCCGAACTCCTGGCCAGGGGTCGGGTGAAGGTGGTCGGGGTGCCGGCGAAGCAGTATGTCTCATCCTCGACGGCCGGGCCCGGTGCCGGGGGTACGGGTTCTCTTTTTTTCTCGGTCGACGGCCGACGGGTCAGGCTCTCGGTCGATCCCGAAGCCGACCTGACGCTCATCCACGAGGGGATGGGGAAGGCGACCATCCCCTTCGGGGGAGAACTGGTGCGGGGTGTGCTCGAACCCGCTCCTCTCCACTGTCCCCGCCAGGCCTACATCACCCTCTCCGAGCGGTGCATCTTCTCGTGCAAATACTGCGCCGTGCCGCTCAACCAGGGCCGCATAAAGATGCTCGACGAGGTGATCGAGATGGTGCGCTCGGTCCTCGGAGAGATCGACGCCATCTCGATCACCAGCGGCGTGGCTGGGAGCGTGGCGGAGGAAGAGCGGCGGACGATCGGGATCGTTCGGCTCCTCGTGCCGTTCGGCCTTCCGATCGGAGTCTCCATCTACCCGACGCCGCAGACCCCGAGGCTGCTGCGGGAGGCGGGCGTCGCTGAGGTGAAGTTCAACCTCGAAGCGGCGACGCCCGGACTCTTCGCCGAGATGTGTCCGGGACAGGATTGGAACCTCCTCTGGGAGGTGCTCGAAGAGTCGGTCGGGCTCTTCGGGAAGAACCATGTCCAGAGCAATGTCATCGTCGGGCTTGGCGAGAGCGATGAAGAAATGGAAGCCGTGATCCGTCGGCTCTGTTCCATCGGGGTGATCCCGGTGCTCAGGCCGCTCTCGCCCGGCGCCGGGCTCGCTCACTTTGCCCGACCGTCGGCCGAACGGTTGCTCCGTCTCCATGCGGTGCTGAAAAAGGCGCTGGACGAGGCCGGGCTCGACCCTGCGGCGGCACGGACGATGTGTGCGGCCTGCACCGGGTGCGACCTGATCCCGGGGAGGGACTGA
- the mmp11 gene encoding methanogenesis marker protein 11: MANDLKGASEELQDPYVISYPGIVAVADAGGDRAEIVEFYECTGGAQWVRRHYAQSPLVESARIVGPTTRYLLRTGSVDLGLEGSKFPAGIAGASVEGDEVSVTYLGMGGGGVGASACRARGRGVIRAECDESGGGKLAGSTVWLPRRERVVIGVDDTDTPEAGATWTLVHNIARQIADEASVYLSHTIVQLFPVPERTKNCVACAVEFASTDPDALIERFAVLLRRYTLSDQTGMAAFVGFDPSSLREYGEAVKRGKVSRADLEAVLPQVRVVMDGNGLIGAVGAIPFYTDFEEALALWTGSD; the protein is encoded by the coding sequence ATGGCGAACGACCTGAAGGGAGCATCTGAGGAACTTCAAGATCCATACGTGATCTCGTACCCCGGGATCGTCGCCGTCGCCGATGCCGGCGGCGACCGGGCCGAGATCGTTGAGTTCTACGAATGTACCGGCGGTGCGCAGTGGGTCCGTCGCCACTATGCGCAGAGCCCGCTCGTCGAGTCGGCGCGGATTGTCGGGCCGACGACGCGCTACCTCCTGCGGACCGGGTCGGTCGACCTGGGGCTCGAAGGCTCGAAGTTCCCTGCCGGCATTGCCGGAGCGTCGGTCGAGGGCGACGAGGTCTCGGTCACCTATCTCGGGATGGGCGGGGGGGGCGTCGGTGCCTCGGCCTGCCGGGCGCGGGGTCGGGGCGTGATCAGGGCCGAGTGTGACGAGTCGGGTGGCGGGAAACTGGCCGGCTCGACGGTCTGGCTCCCCCGCCGCGAACGGGTGGTGATCGGGGTGGACGACACCGATACTCCCGAGGCGGGGGCGACCTGGACCCTGGTCCACAACATCGCCCGGCAGATCGCGGACGAGGCCTCGGTCTACCTCTCGCACACCATCGTGCAACTCTTCCCGGTGCCGGAACGGACGAAGAACTGCGTGGCCTGTGCGGTGGAGTTCGCCTCCACCGATCCCGACGCTCTCATCGAGCGGTTCGCGGTATTACTCAGACGCTACACCCTCTCCGACCAGACCGGGATGGCGGCCTTTGTGGGGTTCGATCCCTCGTCCCTCCGGGAGTATGGCGAGGCGGTGAAGCGGGGCAAGGTCTCGCGTGCCGACCTTGAGGCCGTGCTCCCGCAGGTCAGGGTCGTGATGGACGGGAACGGGCTCATCGGAGCAGTCGGTGCGATCCCCTTCTACACCGACTTCGAGGAGGCGCTTGCCCTATGGACTGGCTCCGACTGA
- a CDS encoding tRNA(Ile2) 2-agmatinylcytidine synthetase, with protein MIVLTPDEVRERFGPLFAEKFIVMVDEEKGLAEILETCRHRGTIEWDVMNRRRAGGALTAADVQGSSMTMAARLGAYEPHFGAAGQEIGGQALAGVEVEGDEVVTTWAGIAGAGVGVAACLPQAPGVIRAEYPGEDDLHIGGARICRVRIVSPKYEKVTIGIDDTDTKEDGATWVLALKCAEACKVEGAEYLNMRLVQLNPKAPQKTTNCVGSVLNFAVRPGSVDDLLGFVKDYIEEHAVSGDTGIAYYRGIGLPETEYTRKIKTELLTQDEVEAEAARLGITFIDSAASKGRIGALGAVLWGNRGVEAAGLYGERPEGSI; from the coding sequence ATGATCGTGCTGACCCCCGACGAAGTGAGAGAGCGCTTTGGGCCGCTCTTTGCAGAGAAATTTATCGTGATGGTGGATGAGGAGAAAGGCCTGGCCGAGATCCTGGAGACCTGCCGGCACCGCGGCACCATCGAGTGGGACGTGATGAATCGACGGCGTGCCGGCGGGGCGCTGACCGCCGCCGACGTCCAGGGTTCGTCGATGACCATGGCCGCTCGCCTTGGTGCGTACGAACCTCACTTCGGGGCGGCAGGTCAGGAGATCGGGGGCCAGGCCCTTGCCGGCGTCGAGGTGGAGGGCGACGAGGTCGTGACCACCTGGGCCGGGATCGCCGGTGCCGGTGTCGGCGTTGCCGCATGTCTCCCGCAGGCACCCGGGGTGATCAGGGCCGAGTACCCGGGTGAGGACGATCTCCACATCGGGGGTGCGCGTATCTGCCGGGTGCGGATCGTCTCCCCGAAGTATGAGAAGGTGACCATCGGGATCGACGACACCGATACCAAAGAGGATGGGGCAACCTGGGTGCTGGCTCTCAAGTGTGCCGAGGCGTGCAAGGTCGAAGGAGCGGAGTACCTTAATATGAGATTGGTTCAACTCAACCCGAAGGCCCCGCAGAAGACGACCAACTGTGTCGGCTCGGTGCTGAACTTTGCGGTCAGGCCGGGGTCGGTCGACGACCTCCTCGGTTTTGTGAAGGACTACATCGAGGAGCACGCGGTCTCGGGGGACACCGGGATCGCCTACTACCGCGGGATCGGCCTGCCCGAGACCGAGTACACCAGGAAGATCAAGACCGAACTGCTCACCCAGGACGAGGTGGAGGCCGAGGCGGCGAGGCTCGGGATCACCTTCATCGACTCCGCGGCGAGCAAGGGCCGGATAGGTGCTCTGGGCGCTGTGCTCTGGGGCAACCGCGGCGTGGAGGCGGCTGGTCTCTATGGCGAACGACCTGAAGGGAGCATCTGA
- a CDS encoding PGF-pre-PGF domain-containing protein, translating into MYNDTAYSNFIGNHFATYAGNDTDGDGLGDTPFTAGGKDHYHPLISPIDAYLILTPTTITVSPPAKTLEVAESVTFTAEVFDQRGEKLPDTVLVWSSGNTTLGVVNATTGCFEALSPGEVTITAGCGGCTGSAIVTVVPATKKTETVSFEVPDCTFAENSSGAPFISVNASIAGINGSHLVLQGDGFNLAVRTTSMEEPAGGRINATFDELVLETDPLVADLPLPGTVSGSIRANLTGLPAGAGITTTLSQNITEDVQSAFQLAASGDGLEVDAVAFTMNIKKTNLTNGKEITGASVRMTVSPAWVDAHGGVGAIRIIRWAEDDTKEVLDTRLVGTDPAGNMIFEAYSPNGLSLFGLSATSRPASQPSGSGSSSSGGGLSDVASFAGSVPAGEKRSFSVDRTAIDRVTVKAWDAISNLLVTVEKASLPTSIEMPGSTVYEIEKMTLYRADPSAVAGLVIEFSVPKTWLDAHGLSGSQITLLQYADEGWKSLPTTLLKEDEERVYYSAEADGFSYFAIVAGKIVAAEAAVPLEETTAPATEVVQTAETSAPPAGTTVPKQSPVMEGLAILALGAAVMMRRR; encoded by the coding sequence GTGTACAACGATACCGCATACTCCAATTTCATCGGCAACCACTTTGCCACCTACGCCGGCAACGACACCGACGGCGACGGCCTCGGCGACACGCCGTTCACGGCCGGAGGCAAAGATCACTACCACCCCCTCATCTCCCCGATCGACGCCTATCTCATCCTCACCCCCACGACCATCACCGTCTCCCCGCCCGCCAAAACCCTCGAAGTGGCCGAGAGCGTGACCTTCACGGCGGAGGTCTTCGACCAGCGTGGTGAGAAACTTCCCGACACCGTGCTGGTGTGGTCGAGCGGCAACACGACCCTCGGTGTCGTGAACGCGACCACCGGGTGCTTTGAAGCACTTTCGCCGGGAGAGGTGACGATCACCGCCGGGTGCGGCGGCTGCACGGGTTCTGCGATCGTCACCGTGGTCCCCGCGACGAAGAAGACGGAGACGGTCTCCTTCGAGGTGCCGGACTGCACCTTCGCTGAGAACAGCAGCGGGGCGCCTTTCATATCGGTCAACGCGAGCATCGCCGGCATCAACGGCAGCCACCTTGTCCTGCAGGGCGACGGCTTCAACCTCGCCGTCAGGACCACGTCGATGGAGGAACCGGCGGGCGGGCGAATCAACGCGACCTTCGACGAACTGGTCCTCGAAACCGATCCCCTCGTCGCCGACCTCCCCCTCCCCGGCACCGTCTCGGGGAGCATCCGCGCCAACCTCACCGGCCTGCCGGCCGGGGCGGGCATCACGACCACCCTCAGCCAGAACATAACCGAGGATGTGCAGTCGGCCTTCCAGCTCGCTGCGAGTGGCGACGGCCTGGAGGTGGATGCGGTCGCCTTCACGATGAATATCAAGAAGACGAACCTGACGAACGGGAAGGAGATCACTGGCGCCTCTGTCAGGATGACCGTCAGCCCGGCATGGGTCGACGCCCACGGCGGCGTCGGTGCGATCCGGATCATCCGGTGGGCGGAAGATGACACGAAGGAGGTGCTGGACACCAGGCTGGTCGGCACCGATCCCGCCGGCAACATGATCTTCGAGGCATATTCCCCCAACGGCCTCTCGCTCTTCGGGCTGTCGGCGACATCCCGGCCGGCGTCGCAACCGTCCGGAAGCGGGTCATCCTCTTCGGGCGGCGGCCTCTCTGATGTGGCTTCATTTGCGGGATCGGTCCCTGCAGGGGAGAAGAGGTCGTTCTCGGTGGACCGCACCGCAATCGACCGGGTCACGGTGAAGGCCTGGGACGCCATCTCCAACCTCCTGGTCACCGTGGAGAAGGCGTCCCTCCCGACGAGCATCGAGATGCCCGGCTCGACGGTCTATGAGATCGAGAAGATGACGCTGTATCGCGCCGACCCCTCCGCGGTTGCGGGTCTCGTCATCGAGTTCTCGGTGCCGAAGACCTGGCTGGATGCACACGGGCTTTCAGGCAGTCAGATCACGCTCCTGCAGTACGCCGACGAGGGATGGAAGAGCCTTCCCACGACGCTCCTGAAGGAGGACGAGGAGAGAGTCTATTACTCGGCCGAAGCCGACGGGTTCTCGTACTTCGCGATCGTCGCGGGGAAGATCGTCGCCGCAGAGGCGGCCGTGCCACTAGAAGAGACGACGGCCCCGGCAACTGAGGTGGTGCAGACCGCCGAAACATCCGCGCCCCCGGCAGGCACCACCGTCCCGAAACAGTCCCCGGTGATGGAAGGGCTTGCGATCCTCGCCCTCGGCGCGGCGGTCATGATGAGAAGAAGATAA
- the fhcD gene encoding formylmethanofuran--tetrahydromethanopterin N-formyltransferase, with protein sequence MEYNGVTIDETYAEAFPTWVSRVIITAVTEEWAYKAAVEATGFATSAIGCPCEAGVEGFVPAEETPDGRPGYAILICAGKKKLKARVLERLSECILTAPTTAAFDGLPEAEERIPLKLHFFGDGYEYKKEVGGRQCWAIPIMNGEYVGEEDFGIVKGVAGGNFFIMGENQMAALVGAQAAVDAIGAVCGVITSFPGGVVASGSKVGSTKYKFMSATTNEKYCPTLREQVEDSMVPEGVKAIYEIVIDGVDEESVTEAMAVGVKAAAMVPGVVFISAGNFGGNLGPFKIELKNLF encoded by the coding sequence ATGGAATATAACGGTGTGACCATCGACGAGACATACGCTGAAGCGTTCCCCACCTGGGTGTCCAGGGTGATCATTACCGCCGTGACCGAGGAGTGGGCGTACAAGGCCGCCGTTGAAGCGACCGGGTTTGCCACCTCGGCGATCGGCTGCCCGTGCGAGGCCGGGGTTGAGGGTTTTGTCCCGGCTGAAGAGACCCCTGACGGAAGACCGGGCTATGCGATCCTCATCTGTGCCGGCAAGAAGAAGCTCAAGGCGCGGGTTCTCGAGCGTCTCTCTGAGTGTATCCTCACCGCCCCGACGACGGCGGCCTTCGACGGTCTGCCCGAGGCTGAGGAGCGTATTCCCTTGAAACTCCACTTCTTCGGTGATGGCTACGAGTACAAGAAGGAGGTCGGAGGCCGGCAGTGCTGGGCTATCCCGATCATGAACGGCGAGTACGTCGGTGAGGAGGACTTCGGGATCGTCAAGGGCGTTGCCGGCGGCAACTTCTTCATCATGGGCGAGAACCAGATGGCCGCCCTTGTGGGCGCTCAGGCTGCGGTCGATGCGATCGGTGCGGTCTGTGGTGTGATCACCTCCTTCCCCGGCGGCGTCGTTGCGTCGGGTTCGAAGGTCGGGAGCACCAAGTACAAGTTCATGTCGGCCACTACGAACGAGAAGTACTGTCCGACGCTGCGTGAGCAGGTCGAGGACTCCATGGTGCCGGAGGGCGTGAAGGCGATCTACGAGATCGTCATCGACGGTGTCGACGAGGAGTCGGTGACGGAAGCGATGGCTGTAGGTGTCAAGGCCGCGGCCATGGTGCCCGGCGTCGTCTTCATCAGCGCCGGCAACTTCGGCGGCAACCTCGGGCCCTTCAAGATCGAGTTGAAGAACCTCTTCTAA
- a CDS encoding 4Fe-4S binding protein, whose product MAFAVHVNMERCTGCNNCVVACPVDALELNTVNPVTTDKIYKVMNGKATVLDVDHELCAGCGVCVEACPYGVIQLVVGSMQSGSPAPMTAKE is encoded by the coding sequence ATGGCATTTGCAGTGCACGTCAACATGGAACGTTGTACCGGTTGTAACAATTGTGTGGTCGCGTGCCCCGTAGACGCACTGGAGCTCAACACTGTAAATCCTGTCACCACCGACAAGATTTATAAGGTGATGAACGGCAAGGCAACCGTCCTTGACGTTGATCACGAGCTCTGCGCCGGGTGCGGCGTATGCGTCGAGGCATGCCCATACGGTGTGATACAGCTGGTCGTTGGATCAATGCAGTCCGGGTCTCCGGCCCCGATGACAGCAAAGGAGTGA